The candidate division WOR-3 bacterium genome contains a region encoding:
- a CDS encoding YncE family protein yields the protein MVTFIAFLIFNQWLETQIVVGKNPTSVCYNPINHKVYSLNRRGSSISIIDAATNQVIDTIFVNNPFGEIVYNSQNNKIYCVSGSSQDSIVVIDGATNQIILKILNPSSGGRLLYNPINNKIYCFNCDANDVTVFDGERDSLIKIIQYGIGDGPVKGCIAFQFNKIYCFNTWDGTVSVISSDIDSVIKVIPVASRPGGIGYNFKNKKNLCFPYI from the coding sequence ATGGTAACTTTTATTGCATTTTTAATTTTTAATCAATGGTTAGAAACCCAAATTGTTGTTGGGAAAAATCCAACTAGTGTTTGCTATAATCCAATTAATCATAAAGTTTATTCATTGAATAGAAGAGGCTCAAGTATTTCAATTATTGATGCTGCTACAAATCAAGTGATTGACACAATTTTTGTAAATAATCCCTTTGGCGAAATTGTGTATAATTCTCAAAATAATAAAATATATTGTGTATCCGGTTCCTCACAAGACTCAATTGTAGTTATTGATGGTGCCACCAATCAAATAATTTTAAAAATATTAAACCCTTCTTCAGGTGGTAGATTACTTTACAATCCAATAAATAATAAAATTTATTGTTTTAATTGTGATGCTAATGATGTAACAGTCTTTGATGGCGAAAGGGATAGTTTGATTAAGATAATTCAATATGGAATTGGCGATGGTCCTGTGAAAGGTTGTATTGCTTTCCAATTTAATAAAATCTATTGTTTTAATACTTGGGATGGAACAGTTTCAGTAATTTCCAGTGATATAGATAGTGTGATTAAAGTAATTCCGGTGGCATCTCGTCCCGGAGGGATTGGTTATAATTTTAAAAATAAAAAAAATCTATGTTTCCCATATATATGA